The window CTCTTGTAATTCTTATGAACAAAATCACGCTCCTTTCGACCGTCACGATAATGATACTGATATTGATGATCCTGATCATGATCATCATGATGGTGTTCAGCAAGAGGAGAGTGGATGGACAACTTATCTTGAAGATTTCTCAAATCAATACAGAACTCATCCTGAAGATAACGATCATCAAGATAAGAGTTCGTGTTCGATTCTGGACGCCTCTCCTTCTCTGGTCTCCGACGCCGCCACTGACGCATTTTCTGGCCGGAGTTTTCCAGTTAATTTTCCGGTGAAATTGAAGTTTGGGAAGGCAAGAACCAAAAAGATTTGTGAGGATGATTCTTTGGAGGATACGGCTAGCTCTCCGGTTAATAGCCCTAAGGTTAGATACTACATAACATAATCCAATTAAAACATGATCCATGATTGAAATTTTAATCCAAAATCtttcttttgcttttctttttggGTGCAAatctatagaaaaaaaaataattttaatttaattgtcaaatatgattgattatgagtCAGTTACCTCCAATAATTACTTTATCCTTTTATTATTATTCTCCTCTTGTAGTATCTCCCTTTGTAGTAGTTATAGcaaatgtataattttatataaatgatattgAACAGGTCAGTCAGATTGAACATATTCAGACGCCTCCTAGAAAACATGAGGACTATGTCTCTTCTAGTTTCGTTATGGTAATCTCTATGCTTTCTttcatacatataaatttatgtgtccACCTATCAATTTGaatttaatttcatttataaCCCATACGGAAAAGATAGAGAAGATTCATTTTGCATAATATTAGTTTATTAAGACAGACTTGGTCCTGTATTATTAGATAAGCTTTGTTTGTCTTATAAGGAAGGTATATGATCTTTTCGTATTAATAATCTTTACATTATATTCGATGGATGTATACGGTATTGATAGGGAAATATGAGTGGCATGGGGGATCATCAAATCCAAATCCAAGAAGGAGATGAACAAAAGTTGACGATGATGAGGAATCTCAGAGAAGGAAACAACAGTAACAGTAATAATATGGACTTGAGGGCTAGAGGATTATGCGTCGTCCCTATTTCCATGTTGGGTAATTTTAATGGCCGCTTCTGAATGATGAGCAATTCTAGTAAACCCTTGTAAATTTGGTGGTGTTTATGTATGTACCCCATCTTGCATATATTCGCTTGATATGTGTACATCTTAATGTGTATGTGCTTAATAAAACATGTAGTTTACGTTTGTAAACATATCTAAGAGCTACAATCTCATAAAGCTTACGAAAGCTTTTTTAAATACATGCAAAGCCTTTTTAAATACACGCGATTATTTATATCTCTAAAAGTTTGAGAGAGTTATATCTAGGTTATCTATATATAAGGACCATGGGTAGACCTTATGGCAGATTATATGGATGGTAACCACAACTTAAATTTCGTTTACTTTAATGTAGATATGATAAGATTATATGTGTGAAATTAATACCGTCAACGAATTAGAAAGTTGAGGGATAGAATTCATCAATCTcacatatttattaaattatacgTACATTctatattcaaaattatatttatatgtggTCTTACATATCAATTAGAAAGTGACCAAATGTTTGGCACAGTATATTACATGAACTCGTAGCCGTCCCGGCTTCAGATTTAATTAACAAGCTACTTGGTATACTTAATCAATTCTCGCGCTAAtgcataatatatatgttatagGGTGATTAATAACTATATCAAATTACATtatccaaatatatattatgtacgCATATCTATATCTCTATCTCTATGTACATACataatatgatattattaatatctgTCAATAtcttataagtaaatatatgcagacatatatatgtgtatatgtgTATTTCTTAAGATGGTtgtagaaatgaaaaaaaaactttcttcctttacaattaaaaaagatCAGATTATACAAAGGTTAAGGGCATCTCTAGATATAGATA of the Brassica rapa cultivar Chiifu-401-42 chromosome A03, CAAS_Brap_v3.01, whole genome shotgun sequence genome contains:
- the LOC103859921 gene encoding vascular-related unknown protein 1, producing MMDTFSCNSYEQNHAPFDRHDNDTDIDDPDHDHHDGVQQEESGWTTYLEDFSNQYRTHPEDNDHQDKSSCSILDASPSLVSDAATDAFSGRSFPVNFPVKLKFGKARTKKICEDDSLEDTASSPVNSPKVSQIEHIQTPPRKHEDYVSSSFVMGNMSGMGDHQIQIQEGDEQKLTMMRNLREGNNSNSNNMDLRARGLCVVPISMLGNFNGRF